The Cherax quadricarinatus isolate ZL_2023a chromosome 66, ASM3850222v1, whole genome shotgun sequence genome window below encodes:
- the LOC128704066 gene encoding microtubule-associated protein Jupiter isoform X2 gives MATYAAYRHVELDRVGLGKRRVNHPPGGETQLNNEVGPENLTVRVLKPPGGGSSISFGEDEDARPRPKTLPQQQAPQENSPKADTNGTASPQCENDAAATKENNPLAATNGSATNGSPSVGSNSGRSSNCATTPTSAKKLDTQSRLFGDDPGNDTTPSRKVRDHQRSNIFSDEPVTKPSGSANGPRAACNKIGLLALQCMPSVFCRTWTRRDPVTGVGVLCWDIHAPRCAPNKRKGNRSDKAINPAARDSQETKTPEQPQQKQRQRVPPGGFSTQLW, from the exons AGTTAATCACCCTCCTGGTGGAGAGACCCAGTTGAACAATGAAGTTGGACCAGAAAACTTAACAGTTAG GGTGCTGAAACCTCCTGGTGGTGGGTCATCTATCTCCTTTGGAGAAGACGAGGACGCTAGGCCCAGGCCGAAGACTCTTCCCCAGCAGCAAGCTCCACAGGAAAACTCCCCTAAAGCAGACACAAATGGTACGGCCTCCCCTCAGTGTGAGAATGATGCTGCTGCCACAAAGGAAAATAATCCATTGGCTGCTACCAATGGGTCTGCTACTAATGGCTCACCCTCTGTTGGTTCCAACAGTGGTAGGTCCTCTAATTGTGCAACTACTCCAACTTCTGCAAAAAAATTAGATACACAGAGCCGCCTCTTCGGAGATGATCCAGGCAACGATACCACCCCTAGTCGCAAAGTGAGGGATCACCAACGAAGCAACATCTTCTCAGACGAGCCAGTGACAAAGCCTAGTGGAAGTGCCAATGGGCCCCGGGCAG CTTGTAACAAGATTGGCCTCCTTGCTCTACAATGCATGCCATCAGTGTTTTGTCGGACGTGGACGCGTCGGGATCCAGTTACTGGGGTGGGTGTCCTGTGCTGGGACATCCACGCTCCTCGCTGTGCTCCCAACAAGAGGAAAGGTAACAGAAGTGACAAAG CTATTAATCCTGCAGCACGTGACAGCCAGGAGACAAAGACTCCTGAGCAGCCCCAGCAGAAGCAGAGGCAACGTGTTCCCCCAGGTGGCTTCTCCACTCAGCTGTGGTAA
- the LOC128704066 gene encoding uncharacterized protein isoform X7 has protein sequence MVRVNHPPGGETQLNNEVGPENLTVRVLKPPGGGSSISFGEDEDARPRPKTLPQQQAPQENSPKADTNGTASPQCENDAAATKENNPLAATNGSATNGSPSVGSNSGRSSNCATTPTSAKKLDTQSRLFGDDPGNDTTPSRKVRDHQRSNIFSDEPVTKPSGSANGPRAVACNKIGLLALQCMPSVFCRTWTRRDPVTGVGVLCWDIHAPRCAPNKRKGNRSDKAINPAARDSQETKTPEQPQQKQRQRVPPGGFSTQLW, from the exons AGTTAATCACCCTCCTGGTGGAGAGACCCAGTTGAACAATGAAGTTGGACCAGAAAACTTAACAGTTAG GGTGCTGAAACCTCCTGGTGGTGGGTCATCTATCTCCTTTGGAGAAGACGAGGACGCTAGGCCCAGGCCGAAGACTCTTCCCCAGCAGCAAGCTCCACAGGAAAACTCCCCTAAAGCAGACACAAATGGTACGGCCTCCCCTCAGTGTGAGAATGATGCTGCTGCCACAAAGGAAAATAATCCATTGGCTGCTACCAATGGGTCTGCTACTAATGGCTCACCCTCTGTTGGTTCCAACAGTGGTAGGTCCTCTAATTGTGCAACTACTCCAACTTCTGCAAAAAAATTAGATACACAGAGCCGCCTCTTCGGAGATGATCCAGGCAACGATACCACCCCTAGTCGCAAAGTGAGGGATCACCAACGAAGCAACATCTTCTCAGACGAGCCAGTGACAAAGCCTAGTGGAAGTGCCAATGGGCCCCGGGCAG TAGCTTGTAACAAGATTGGCCTCCTTGCTCTACAATGCATGCCATCAGTGTTTTGTCGGACGTGGACGCGTCGGGATCCAGTTACTGGGGTGGGTGTCCTGTGCTGGGACATCCACGCTCCTCGCTGTGCTCCCAACAAGAGGAAAGGTAACAGAAGTGACAAAG CTATTAATCCTGCAGCACGTGACAGCCAGGAGACAAAGACTCCTGAGCAGCCCCAGCAGAAGCAGAGGCAACGTGTTCCCCCAGGTGGCTTCTCCACTCAGCTGTGGTAA
- the LOC128704066 gene encoding microtubule-associated protein Jupiter isoform X1 → MATYAAYRHVELDRVGLGKRRVNHPPGGETQLNNEVGPENLTVRVLKPPGGGSSISFGEDEDARPRPKTLPQQQAPQENSPKADTNGTASPQCENDAAATKENNPLAATNGSATNGSPSVGSNSGRSSNCATTPTSAKKLDTQSRLFGDDPGNDTTPSRKVRDHQRSNIFSDEPVTKPSGSANGPRAVACNKIGLLALQCMPSVFCRTWTRRDPVTGVGVLCWDIHAPRCAPNKRKGNRSDKAINPAARDSQETKTPEQPQQKQRQRVPPGGFSTQLW, encoded by the exons AGTTAATCACCCTCCTGGTGGAGAGACCCAGTTGAACAATGAAGTTGGACCAGAAAACTTAACAGTTAG GGTGCTGAAACCTCCTGGTGGTGGGTCATCTATCTCCTTTGGAGAAGACGAGGACGCTAGGCCCAGGCCGAAGACTCTTCCCCAGCAGCAAGCTCCACAGGAAAACTCCCCTAAAGCAGACACAAATGGTACGGCCTCCCCTCAGTGTGAGAATGATGCTGCTGCCACAAAGGAAAATAATCCATTGGCTGCTACCAATGGGTCTGCTACTAATGGCTCACCCTCTGTTGGTTCCAACAGTGGTAGGTCCTCTAATTGTGCAACTACTCCAACTTCTGCAAAAAAATTAGATACACAGAGCCGCCTCTTCGGAGATGATCCAGGCAACGATACCACCCCTAGTCGCAAAGTGAGGGATCACCAACGAAGCAACATCTTCTCAGACGAGCCAGTGACAAAGCCTAGTGGAAGTGCCAATGGGCCCCGGGCAG TAGCTTGTAACAAGATTGGCCTCCTTGCTCTACAATGCATGCCATCAGTGTTTTGTCGGACGTGGACGCGTCGGGATCCAGTTACTGGGGTGGGTGTCCTGTGCTGGGACATCCACGCTCCTCGCTGTGCTCCCAACAAGAGGAAAGGTAACAGAAGTGACAAAG CTATTAATCCTGCAGCACGTGACAGCCAGGAGACAAAGACTCCTGAGCAGCCCCAGCAGAAGCAGAGGCAACGTGTTCCCCCAGGTGGCTTCTCCACTCAGCTGTGGTAA
- the LOC128704066 gene encoding microtubule-associated protein Jupiter isoform X6: MATYAAYRHVELDRVGLGKRRVNHPPGGETQLNNEVGPENLTVRVLKPPGGGSSISFGEDEDARPRPKTLPQQQAPQENSPKADTNGTASPQCENDAAATKENNPLAATNGSATNGSPSVGSNSGRSSNCATTPTSAKKLDTQSRLFGDDPGNDTTPSRKVRDHQRSNIFSDEPVTKPSGSANGPRAVFCRTWTRRDPVTGVGVLCWDIHAPRCAPNKRKGNRSDKAINPAARDSQETKTPEQPQQKQRQRVPPGGFSTQLW; this comes from the exons AGTTAATCACCCTCCTGGTGGAGAGACCCAGTTGAACAATGAAGTTGGACCAGAAAACTTAACAGTTAG GGTGCTGAAACCTCCTGGTGGTGGGTCATCTATCTCCTTTGGAGAAGACGAGGACGCTAGGCCCAGGCCGAAGACTCTTCCCCAGCAGCAAGCTCCACAGGAAAACTCCCCTAAAGCAGACACAAATGGTACGGCCTCCCCTCAGTGTGAGAATGATGCTGCTGCCACAAAGGAAAATAATCCATTGGCTGCTACCAATGGGTCTGCTACTAATGGCTCACCCTCTGTTGGTTCCAACAGTGGTAGGTCCTCTAATTGTGCAACTACTCCAACTTCTGCAAAAAAATTAGATACACAGAGCCGCCTCTTCGGAGATGATCCAGGCAACGATACCACCCCTAGTCGCAAAGTGAGGGATCACCAACGAAGCAACATCTTCTCAGACGAGCCAGTGACAAAGCCTAGTGGAAGTGCCAATGGGCCCCGGGCAG TGTTTTGTCGGACGTGGACGCGTCGGGATCCAGTTACTGGGGTGGGTGTCCTGTGCTGGGACATCCACGCTCCTCGCTGTGCTCCCAACAAGAGGAAAGGTAACAGAAGTGACAAAG CTATTAATCCTGCAGCACGTGACAGCCAGGAGACAAAGACTCCTGAGCAGCCCCAGCAGAAGCAGAGGCAACGTGTTCCCCCAGGTGGCTTCTCCACTCAGCTGTGGTAA
- the LOC128704066 gene encoding uncharacterized protein isoform X3, whose amino-acid sequence MSSTSTFVGIGESQRVSSRVNHPPGGETQLNNEVGPENLTVRVLKPPGGGSSISFGEDEDARPRPKTLPQQQAPQENSPKADTNGTASPQCENDAAATKENNPLAATNGSATNGSPSVGSNSGRSSNCATTPTSAKKLDTQSRLFGDDPGNDTTPSRKVRDHQRSNIFSDEPVTKPSGSANGPRAVACNKIGLLALQCMPSVFCRTWTRRDPVTGVGVLCWDIHAPRCAPNKRKGNRSDKAINPAARDSQETKTPEQPQQKQRQRVPPGGFSTQLW is encoded by the exons AGTTAATCACCCTCCTGGTGGAGAGACCCAGTTGAACAATGAAGTTGGACCAGAAAACTTAACAGTTAG GGTGCTGAAACCTCCTGGTGGTGGGTCATCTATCTCCTTTGGAGAAGACGAGGACGCTAGGCCCAGGCCGAAGACTCTTCCCCAGCAGCAAGCTCCACAGGAAAACTCCCCTAAAGCAGACACAAATGGTACGGCCTCCCCTCAGTGTGAGAATGATGCTGCTGCCACAAAGGAAAATAATCCATTGGCTGCTACCAATGGGTCTGCTACTAATGGCTCACCCTCTGTTGGTTCCAACAGTGGTAGGTCCTCTAATTGTGCAACTACTCCAACTTCTGCAAAAAAATTAGATACACAGAGCCGCCTCTTCGGAGATGATCCAGGCAACGATACCACCCCTAGTCGCAAAGTGAGGGATCACCAACGAAGCAACATCTTCTCAGACGAGCCAGTGACAAAGCCTAGTGGAAGTGCCAATGGGCCCCGGGCAG TAGCTTGTAACAAGATTGGCCTCCTTGCTCTACAATGCATGCCATCAGTGTTTTGTCGGACGTGGACGCGTCGGGATCCAGTTACTGGGGTGGGTGTCCTGTGCTGGGACATCCACGCTCCTCGCTGTGCTCCCAACAAGAGGAAAGGTAACAGAAGTGACAAAG CTATTAATCCTGCAGCACGTGACAGCCAGGAGACAAAGACTCCTGAGCAGCCCCAGCAGAAGCAGAGGCAACGTGTTCCCCCAGGTGGCTTCTCCACTCAGCTGTGGTAA
- the LOC128704066 gene encoding microtubule-associated protein Jupiter isoform X4 encodes MATYAAYRHVELDRVGLGKRRVNHPPGGETQLNNEVGPENLTVRVLKPPGGGSSISFGEDEDARPRPKTLPQQQAPQENSPKADTNGTASPQCENDAAATKENNPLAATNGSATNGSPSVGSNSGRSSNCATTPTSAKKLDTQSRLFGDDPGNDTTPSRKVRDHQRSNIFSDEPVTKPSGSANGPRAVACNKIGLLALQCMPSVFCRTWTRRDPVTGVGVLCWDIHAPRCAPNKRKAINPAARDSQETKTPEQPQQKQRQRVPPGGFSTQLW; translated from the exons AGTTAATCACCCTCCTGGTGGAGAGACCCAGTTGAACAATGAAGTTGGACCAGAAAACTTAACAGTTAG GGTGCTGAAACCTCCTGGTGGTGGGTCATCTATCTCCTTTGGAGAAGACGAGGACGCTAGGCCCAGGCCGAAGACTCTTCCCCAGCAGCAAGCTCCACAGGAAAACTCCCCTAAAGCAGACACAAATGGTACGGCCTCCCCTCAGTGTGAGAATGATGCTGCTGCCACAAAGGAAAATAATCCATTGGCTGCTACCAATGGGTCTGCTACTAATGGCTCACCCTCTGTTGGTTCCAACAGTGGTAGGTCCTCTAATTGTGCAACTACTCCAACTTCTGCAAAAAAATTAGATACACAGAGCCGCCTCTTCGGAGATGATCCAGGCAACGATACCACCCCTAGTCGCAAAGTGAGGGATCACCAACGAAGCAACATCTTCTCAGACGAGCCAGTGACAAAGCCTAGTGGAAGTGCCAATGGGCCCCGGGCAG TAGCTTGTAACAAGATTGGCCTCCTTGCTCTACAATGCATGCCATCAGTGTTTTGTCGGACGTGGACGCGTCGGGATCCAGTTACTGGGGTGGGTGTCCTGTGCTGGGACATCCACGCTCCTCGCTGTGCTCCCAACAAGAGGAAAG CTATTAATCCTGCAGCACGTGACAGCCAGGAGACAAAGACTCCTGAGCAGCCCCAGCAGAAGCAGAGGCAACGTGTTCCCCCAGGTGGCTTCTCCACTCAGCTGTGGTAA
- the LOC128704066 gene encoding uncharacterized protein isoform X5 produces MLDLKYIKLALTAKVNHPPGGETQLNNEVGPENLTVRVLKPPGGGSSISFGEDEDARPRPKTLPQQQAPQENSPKADTNGTASPQCENDAAATKENNPLAATNGSATNGSPSVGSNSGRSSNCATTPTSAKKLDTQSRLFGDDPGNDTTPSRKVRDHQRSNIFSDEPVTKPSGSANGPRAVACNKIGLLALQCMPSVFCRTWTRRDPVTGVGVLCWDIHAPRCAPNKRKGNRSDKAINPAARDSQETKTPEQPQQKQRQRVPPGGFSTQLW; encoded by the exons AGTTAATCACCCTCCTGGTGGAGAGACCCAGTTGAACAATGAAGTTGGACCAGAAAACTTAACAGTTAG GGTGCTGAAACCTCCTGGTGGTGGGTCATCTATCTCCTTTGGAGAAGACGAGGACGCTAGGCCCAGGCCGAAGACTCTTCCCCAGCAGCAAGCTCCACAGGAAAACTCCCCTAAAGCAGACACAAATGGTACGGCCTCCCCTCAGTGTGAGAATGATGCTGCTGCCACAAAGGAAAATAATCCATTGGCTGCTACCAATGGGTCTGCTACTAATGGCTCACCCTCTGTTGGTTCCAACAGTGGTAGGTCCTCTAATTGTGCAACTACTCCAACTTCTGCAAAAAAATTAGATACACAGAGCCGCCTCTTCGGAGATGATCCAGGCAACGATACCACCCCTAGTCGCAAAGTGAGGGATCACCAACGAAGCAACATCTTCTCAGACGAGCCAGTGACAAAGCCTAGTGGAAGTGCCAATGGGCCCCGGGCAG TAGCTTGTAACAAGATTGGCCTCCTTGCTCTACAATGCATGCCATCAGTGTTTTGTCGGACGTGGACGCGTCGGGATCCAGTTACTGGGGTGGGTGTCCTGTGCTGGGACATCCACGCTCCTCGCTGTGCTCCCAACAAGAGGAAAGGTAACAGAAGTGACAAAG CTATTAATCCTGCAGCACGTGACAGCCAGGAGACAAAGACTCCTGAGCAGCCCCAGCAGAAGCAGAGGCAACGTGTTCCCCCAGGTGGCTTCTCCACTCAGCTGTGGTAA
- the LOC128704066 gene encoding jupiter microtubule associated homolog 1 isoform X10 translates to MSSTSTFVGIGESQRVSSRVLKPPGGGSSISFGEDEDARPRPKTLPQQQAPQENSPKADTNGTASPQCENDAAATKENNPLAATNGSATNGSPSVGSNSGRSSNCATTPTSAKKLDTQSRLFGDDPGNDTTPSRKVRDHQRSNIFSDEPVTKPSGSANGPRAVACNKIGLLALQCMPSVFCRTWTRRDPVTGVGVLCWDIHAPRCAPNKRKGNRSDKAINPAARDSQETKTPEQPQQKQRQRVPPGGFSTQLW, encoded by the exons GGTGCTGAAACCTCCTGGTGGTGGGTCATCTATCTCCTTTGGAGAAGACGAGGACGCTAGGCCCAGGCCGAAGACTCTTCCCCAGCAGCAAGCTCCACAGGAAAACTCCCCTAAAGCAGACACAAATGGTACGGCCTCCCCTCAGTGTGAGAATGATGCTGCTGCCACAAAGGAAAATAATCCATTGGCTGCTACCAATGGGTCTGCTACTAATGGCTCACCCTCTGTTGGTTCCAACAGTGGTAGGTCCTCTAATTGTGCAACTACTCCAACTTCTGCAAAAAAATTAGATACACAGAGCCGCCTCTTCGGAGATGATCCAGGCAACGATACCACCCCTAGTCGCAAAGTGAGGGATCACCAACGAAGCAACATCTTCTCAGACGAGCCAGTGACAAAGCCTAGTGGAAGTGCCAATGGGCCCCGGGCAG TAGCTTGTAACAAGATTGGCCTCCTTGCTCTACAATGCATGCCATCAGTGTTTTGTCGGACGTGGACGCGTCGGGATCCAGTTACTGGGGTGGGTGTCCTGTGCTGGGACATCCACGCTCCTCGCTGTGCTCCCAACAAGAGGAAAGGTAACAGAAGTGACAAAG CTATTAATCCTGCAGCACGTGACAGCCAGGAGACAAAGACTCCTGAGCAGCCCCAGCAGAAGCAGAGGCAACGTGTTCCCCCAGGTGGCTTCTCCACTCAGCTGTGGTAA
- the LOC128704066 gene encoding microtubule-associated protein Jupiter isoform X9 codes for MATYAAYRHVELDRVGLGKRRVLKPPGGGSSISFGEDEDARPRPKTLPQQQAPQENSPKADTNGTASPQCENDAAATKENNPLAATNGSATNGSPSVGSNSGRSSNCATTPTSAKKLDTQSRLFGDDPGNDTTPSRKVRDHQRSNIFSDEPVTKPSGSANGPRAVACNKIGLLALQCMPSVFCRTWTRRDPVTGVGVLCWDIHAPRCAPNKRKGNRSDKAINPAARDSQETKTPEQPQQKQRQRVPPGGFSTQLW; via the exons GGTGCTGAAACCTCCTGGTGGTGGGTCATCTATCTCCTTTGGAGAAGACGAGGACGCTAGGCCCAGGCCGAAGACTCTTCCCCAGCAGCAAGCTCCACAGGAAAACTCCCCTAAAGCAGACACAAATGGTACGGCCTCCCCTCAGTGTGAGAATGATGCTGCTGCCACAAAGGAAAATAATCCATTGGCTGCTACCAATGGGTCTGCTACTAATGGCTCACCCTCTGTTGGTTCCAACAGTGGTAGGTCCTCTAATTGTGCAACTACTCCAACTTCTGCAAAAAAATTAGATACACAGAGCCGCCTCTTCGGAGATGATCCAGGCAACGATACCACCCCTAGTCGCAAAGTGAGGGATCACCAACGAAGCAACATCTTCTCAGACGAGCCAGTGACAAAGCCTAGTGGAAGTGCCAATGGGCCCCGGGCAG TAGCTTGTAACAAGATTGGCCTCCTTGCTCTACAATGCATGCCATCAGTGTTTTGTCGGACGTGGACGCGTCGGGATCCAGTTACTGGGGTGGGTGTCCTGTGCTGGGACATCCACGCTCCTCGCTGTGCTCCCAACAAGAGGAAAGGTAACAGAAGTGACAAAG CTATTAATCCTGCAGCACGTGACAGCCAGGAGACAAAGACTCCTGAGCAGCCCCAGCAGAAGCAGAGGCAACGTGTTCCCCCAGGTGGCTTCTCCACTCAGCTGTGGTAA
- the LOC128704066 gene encoding microtubule-associated protein Jupiter isoform X8, with protein sequence MATYAAYRHVELDRVGLGKRRVNHPPGGETQLNNEVGPENLTVRVLKPPGGGSSISFGEDEDARPRPKTLPQQQAPQENSPKADTNGTASPQCENDAAATKENNPLAATNGSATNGSPSVGSNSGRSSNCATTPTSAKKLDTQSRLFGDDPGNDTTPSRKVRDHQRSNIFSDEPVTKPSGSANGPRAVFCRTWTRRDPVTGVGVLCWDIHAPRCAPNKRKAINPAARDSQETKTPEQPQQKQRQRVPPGGFSTQLW encoded by the exons AGTTAATCACCCTCCTGGTGGAGAGACCCAGTTGAACAATGAAGTTGGACCAGAAAACTTAACAGTTAG GGTGCTGAAACCTCCTGGTGGTGGGTCATCTATCTCCTTTGGAGAAGACGAGGACGCTAGGCCCAGGCCGAAGACTCTTCCCCAGCAGCAAGCTCCACAGGAAAACTCCCCTAAAGCAGACACAAATGGTACGGCCTCCCCTCAGTGTGAGAATGATGCTGCTGCCACAAAGGAAAATAATCCATTGGCTGCTACCAATGGGTCTGCTACTAATGGCTCACCCTCTGTTGGTTCCAACAGTGGTAGGTCCTCTAATTGTGCAACTACTCCAACTTCTGCAAAAAAATTAGATACACAGAGCCGCCTCTTCGGAGATGATCCAGGCAACGATACCACCCCTAGTCGCAAAGTGAGGGATCACCAACGAAGCAACATCTTCTCAGACGAGCCAGTGACAAAGCCTAGTGGAAGTGCCAATGGGCCCCGGGCAG TGTTTTGTCGGACGTGGACGCGTCGGGATCCAGTTACTGGGGTGGGTGTCCTGTGCTGGGACATCCACGCTCCTCGCTGTGCTCCCAACAAGAGGAAAG CTATTAATCCTGCAGCACGTGACAGCCAGGAGACAAAGACTCCTGAGCAGCCCCAGCAGAAGCAGAGGCAACGTGTTCCCCCAGGTGGCTTCTCCACTCAGCTGTGGTAA
- the LOC128704066 gene encoding microtubule-associated protein Jupiter isoform X11 — MATYAAYRHVELDRVGLGKRRVNHPPGGETQLNNEVGPENLTVRVLKPPGGGSSISFGEDEDARPRPKTLPQQQAPQENSPKADTNGTASPQCENDAAATKENNPLAATNGSATNGSPSVGSNSGRSSNCATTPTSAKKLDTQSRLFGDDPGNDTTPSRKVRDHQRSNIFSDEPVTKPSGSANGPRAAINPAARDSQETKTPEQPQQKQRQRVPPGGFSTQLW; from the exons AGTTAATCACCCTCCTGGTGGAGAGACCCAGTTGAACAATGAAGTTGGACCAGAAAACTTAACAGTTAG GGTGCTGAAACCTCCTGGTGGTGGGTCATCTATCTCCTTTGGAGAAGACGAGGACGCTAGGCCCAGGCCGAAGACTCTTCCCCAGCAGCAAGCTCCACAGGAAAACTCCCCTAAAGCAGACACAAATGGTACGGCCTCCCCTCAGTGTGAGAATGATGCTGCTGCCACAAAGGAAAATAATCCATTGGCTGCTACCAATGGGTCTGCTACTAATGGCTCACCCTCTGTTGGTTCCAACAGTGGTAGGTCCTCTAATTGTGCAACTACTCCAACTTCTGCAAAAAAATTAGATACACAGAGCCGCCTCTTCGGAGATGATCCAGGCAACGATACCACCCCTAGTCGCAAAGTGAGGGATCACCAACGAAGCAACATCTTCTCAGACGAGCCAGTGACAAAGCCTAGTGGAAGTGCCAATGGGCCCCGGGCAG CTATTAATCCTGCAGCACGTGACAGCCAGGAGACAAAGACTCCTGAGCAGCCCCAGCAGAAGCAGAGGCAACGTGTTCCCCCAGGTGGCTTCTCCACTCAGCTGTGGTAA